One genomic segment of Brassica napus cultivar Da-Ae chromosome A3, Da-Ae, whole genome shotgun sequence includes these proteins:
- the LOC125607222 gene encoding 5'-methylthioadenosine/S-adenosylhomocysteine nucleosidase-like: MHLWPRYGAGIDNELALEGGGDYTREIGYLEFAKYTNGSDNLLNRIWYQPEEIFPVTGTPEVRVDEYFLDIASKLENTKLPQCVNTTCLPRPPKVTIVDKGVSASVFVDNAAYRTFLRSKFNATAVEMESAAVALISHEQNIPFIVRALSDLAGGGSEISNEADIFGSLAAVNSVDVLVKFVGLLPQYRGSKVQSE, translated from the exons ATGCACTTGTGGCCT AGGTATGGAGCTGGGATAGACAACGAACTAGCTTTGGAAGGCGGCGGAGACTATACTCGGGAAATTGGTTATCTAGAGTTTGCCAAGTACACTAACGGAAGTGACAACTTGCTCAACAGAATTTGGTACCAACCGGAAGAAATCTTTCCGGTCACAGGAACTCCAGAAGTCCGCGTTGACGAGTACTTCTTGGATATTGCAAGCAAACTCGAG AACACGAAGCTACCACAGTGCGTGAACACCACGTGCCTCCCTCGACCACCAAAGGTAACCATCGTTGACAAAGGAGTGAGTGCAAGCGTCTTCGTCGACAACGCCGCTTACCGGACTTTCCTCCGCTCCAAATTCAACGCCACCGCGGTGGAAATGGAAAGCGCCGCCGTTGCTCTGATCTCTCACGAGCAAAACATCCCTTTTATCGTCCGTGCCTTGTCCGATCTCGCTGGCGGCGGCTCCGAGATCTCTAACGAGGCCGACATTTTCGGCAGCCTCGCTGCGGTAAACTCTGTGGATGTTCTTGTGAAGTTCGTTGGGTTGTTGCCTCAATACCGCGGAAGCAAGGTTCAGTCAGAATAA
- the LOC125607223 gene encoding LOW QUALITY PROTEIN: serine/arginine repetitive matrix protein 1-like (The sequence of the model RefSeq protein was modified relative to this genomic sequence to represent the inferred CDS: inserted 2 bases in 1 codon; substituted 1 base at 1 genomic stop codon), with product TIFCDRPSYARSDRHKDDNGHRTRASSTSPPRRPYEDHRHSSDLNHSGALPPRGREFSSRRESSGSYRDYSPPRHARGGAGGRRFDGPEPAHNSFKGEGMSRHNISKVQPRDGDWYCLDPLCRNLNFARREVCYKCKRHHYARANSPPPPPMNLSLRRDFNGYRSSPPRGYPRDYPPPRLDHPTWKDRDRLRYSDLDYPPNRRIVSDWVHPQPLPKPHFERRPPLSPPRGRRWKRHSRERSRSPPLRDGPPPXIKXGGPPPLRDYRRDSYFDRCGDRDKM from the exons ACAATCTTCTGTGACCGGCCTTCATATGCTCGCTCAGATCGTCATAAGGATGACAACG GACATAGAACTCGTGCAAGTTCCACCTCACCGCCCCGTCGTCCATATGAAGATCACCGGCACAGCTCTGATCTTAATCATTCAGGTGCGCTGCCACCTCGTGGGCGTGAGTTCAGCAGCAGAAGGGAATCTTCTGGGAGTTACAGAGACTATTCACCACCACGCCATGCTAGAGGTGGAGCTGGTGGTCGTCGTTTTGATGGGCCTGAACCTGCTCACAACTCTTTTAAAGGCGAAGGGATGAGCAGACACAATATCTCAAAGGTGCAACCAAGAGATGGAGATTGGTACTGTCTAGATCCATT ATGCAGAAACTTGAACTTTGCGAGGCGAGAAGTGTGTTACAAGTGCAAGAGGCATCACTATGCACGTGCCAATAGTCCGCCACCGCCTCCCATGAATCTTTCTCTAAGAAGAGACTTCAACGGCTACAGATCTTCTCCTCCACGTGGCTACCCTAGAGACTACCCTCCACCAAGACTTGACCATCCCACATGGAAAGACAGAGACCGTCTGCGTTACTCAGACCTTGACTACCCTCCTAACAGAAGAATAGTATCTGACTGGGTTCATCCTCAGCCACTCCCAAAACCTCACTTTGAGAGACGACCACCTCTCAGTCCACCCCGGGGGAGAAGATGGAAACGACATTCAAGAGAGAGGAGCAGATCCCCGCCATTGAGAGACGGTCCACCACC CATCAAATGAGGAGGTCCACCACCGCTCAGAGATTACCGTCGTGACAGTTATTTCGATAGGTGTGGCGACAGAGACAAGATGTGA
- the LOC125590726 gene encoding peroxisomal fatty acid beta-oxidation multifunctional protein AIM1-like isoform X1, with product MAKKNGVTMDVGEDGVAVITISNPPVNSLSSSILSEWNEKLQEANRRSDVKAIVLTGKGGVFSGGFDLNIFQKVHKTGDMSLMPDISFDVVGTLMEDSRKPIVAAVEGVALGGGFELALASHARVAAPKAQLSLPELTLGLIPGFGGTQRLPRLVGLAKAIDMILLSKSISSEEGHKLGLIDALVPPGELLSTSRKWALDIALGRKPFLRSLYRTDKIGSLSEARAILKNARQLAKKIAPNMPQHHVCIDVIEEGIIHGGYSGILKEGEVFKQLIPSDTVKALVHVYFAQRAISKVPNVTDVGLKPRHMKKVAVIGGGLMGSGIATALLLSNIRVVIKEINSEYLLKGIKSVEANLNSLVSRGKMTQDKAGEAFSLLKGVLDYTEFKDVDMVIEAVIENIELKQNIFKEIEEVCPPHCILASNTSTIDLNVIGEKTNSKDRIVGAHFFSPAHIMTLLEIVRTENTSPRVILDLMALGKTIKKVPVVVGNCIGFTVNRTFFPYAQAAHMLVNLGVDLFRVDSVITSFGLPLGPFMLGDLAGHGIAIATKDIYDKAFGDRMFRSPLTELLLKSGRNGKINGRGYYIYQKGSKPKPDPSVLSVVEESRRLTNIMPGGKPITVTDKEIVEMILFPVVNEACRVLDEGVVIRASDLDVASVLGMSFPSYRGGVLFWADTVGPKYIYERLKRLSETYGDFFKPSKYLEEMAMRGMLLSDPKSSRSRL from the exons ATGGCGAAGAAGAATGGAGTGACGATGGACGTTGGAGAAGATGGTGTTGCTGTGATCACCATTTCGAACCCTCCTGTTAACTCTTTGTCCAGCTCAA TTCTTTCTGAGTGGAATGAGAAGCTTCAAGAAGCTAATCGGAGGAGTGATGTTAAGGCCATCGTCTTGACCg GGAAAGGTGGAGTATTCTCTGGTGGTTTTGACCTTAATATCTTCCAGAAAGTTCATAAGACTG GTGATATGTCGCTTATGCCTGATATATCCTTTGATGTTGTGGGCACGCTGATGGAAG ACTCTAGGAAGCCCATTGTTGCTGCAGTTGAAGGAGTAGCTCTAGGTGGTGGTTTTGAACTGGCACTG GCGTCTCATGCTCGTGTTGCTGCTCCTAAAGCTCAACTAAGCTTACCAGAGCTGACACTTGGACTTATTCCAGGTTTTGGAG GAACCCAACGTCTTCCAAGATTAGTAGGCCTTGCAAAAGCAATTGATATGATACTG ctttCCAAGTCGATATCGTCAGAGGAGGGGCATAAACTAGGTCTCATTGATGCATTGGTGCCGCCTGGAGAGTTGTTGAGCACGTCTAGAAAGTGGGCTCTAGACATTGCACTTGGACGTAAACCCTTTTTGCGCTCACTGTACAGGACGGACAAGATTGGTTCTTTATCTGAAGCTCGTGCTATATTAAAGAATGCAAGACAACTAGCCAAGAAAATAGCCCCTAATATGCCTCAGCACCATGTTTGCATTGATGTGATTGAAGAAGGAATCATCCATGGTGGATACAGTGGGATTCTTAAG GAAGGAGAAGTTTTCAAGCAATTAATACCGTCAGACACTGTAAAGGCGCTTGTTCATGTTTACTTTGCACAGCGTGCAATATCAAAG GTGCCTAATGTGACTGACGTTGGATTGAAACCGAGACATATGAAAAAAGTTGCAGTTATTGGTGGAGGTCTGATGGGTTCTGGCATCGCTACTGCTCTCCTTCTAAGCAATATAAGAGTTGTGATCAAAGAAATAAACTCAGAATATCTTCTGAAGGGAATAAAATCAGTTGAAG CAAATCTCAATAGCTTGGTCTCTAGGGGAAAAATGACCCAAGATAAAGCAGGAGAGGCCTTCTCTTTACTCAAGGGAGTACTAGACTACACAGAGTTCAAAGATGTGGACATGGTCATAGAG GCAGTGATTGAAAACATTGAgttgaaacaaaatatattcaaaGAAATCGAAGAGGTTTGTCCACCACATTGCATATTGGCGAGCAATACATCAACCATCGACCTCAACGTAATAGGGGAAAAGACTAACTCAAAAGACCGCATTGTTGGTGCACATTTCTTCAG CCCGGCGCATATTATGACACTTCTCGAGATAGTCCGCACAGAGAATACTTCTCCACGTGTGATTCTTGACCTCATGGCACTCGGAAAGACCATAAAGAAAGTTCCGGTGGTGGTTGGAAACTGCATAGGCTTTACAGTGAATAGAACATTCTTTCCGTATGCACAAGCTGCACATATGTTGGTCAATCTCGGTGTTGACTTGTTCAGAGTGGACAGTGTTATTACCTCTTTCGGCTTGCCCTTGGGTCCTTTTAT GCTAGGTGATTTGGCTGGACACGGTATTGCAATAGCAACTAAGGATATATATGACAAGGCCTTTGGTGACAGGATGTTCAGGTCTCCATTGACTGAGCTTCTGCTTAAAAGCGGGCGAAACG GCAAAATCAATGGGAGAGGATACTATATATACCAAAAGGGAAGCAAACCAAAACCTGATCCATCAGTGCTATCAGTTGTTGAGGAATCAAGGAGGCTTACCAATATCATGCCTGGTGGGAAG CCTATAACAGTAACTGATAAAGAGATTGTAGAGATGATCTTGTTCCCTGTGGTTAACGAGGCGTGCCGTGTCTTAGATGAAGGAGTTGTGATCAGAGCCTCGGACTTGGACGTTGCGTCTGTTCTAGGAATGAGTTTTCCTTCTTACCG CGGTGGAGTTCTTTTTTGGGCAGACACGGTTGGACCAAAGTACATATATGAAAGGCTCAAGAGATTATCAGAGACTTATGGCGACTTTTTTAAACCGTCCAAGTATCTGGAGGAAATGGCAATGAGAGGAATGCTTTTG AGTGATCCGAAATCATCAAGGTCTCGGCTGTAA
- the LOC125590726 gene encoding peroxisomal fatty acid beta-oxidation multifunctional protein AIM1-like isoform X2, translating into MAKKNGVTMDVGEDGVAVITISNPPVNSLSSSILSEWNEKLQEANRRSDVKAIVLTGDMSLMPDISFDVVGTLMEDSRKPIVAAVEGVALGGGFELALASHARVAAPKAQLSLPELTLGLIPGFGGTQRLPRLVGLAKAIDMILLSKSISSEEGHKLGLIDALVPPGELLSTSRKWALDIALGRKPFLRSLYRTDKIGSLSEARAILKNARQLAKKIAPNMPQHHVCIDVIEEGIIHGGYSGILKEGEVFKQLIPSDTVKALVHVYFAQRAISKVPNVTDVGLKPRHMKKVAVIGGGLMGSGIATALLLSNIRVVIKEINSEYLLKGIKSVEANLNSLVSRGKMTQDKAGEAFSLLKGVLDYTEFKDVDMVIEAVIENIELKQNIFKEIEEVCPPHCILASNTSTIDLNVIGEKTNSKDRIVGAHFFSPAHIMTLLEIVRTENTSPRVILDLMALGKTIKKVPVVVGNCIGFTVNRTFFPYAQAAHMLVNLGVDLFRVDSVITSFGLPLGPFMLGDLAGHGIAIATKDIYDKAFGDRMFRSPLTELLLKSGRNGKINGRGYYIYQKGSKPKPDPSVLSVVEESRRLTNIMPGGKPITVTDKEIVEMILFPVVNEACRVLDEGVVIRASDLDVASVLGMSFPSYRGGVLFWADTVGPKYIYERLKRLSETYGDFFKPSKYLEEMAMRGMLLSDPKSSRSRL; encoded by the exons ATGGCGAAGAAGAATGGAGTGACGATGGACGTTGGAGAAGATGGTGTTGCTGTGATCACCATTTCGAACCCTCCTGTTAACTCTTTGTCCAGCTCAA TTCTTTCTGAGTGGAATGAGAAGCTTCAAGAAGCTAATCGGAGGAGTGATGTTAAGGCCATCGTCTTGACCg GTGATATGTCGCTTATGCCTGATATATCCTTTGATGTTGTGGGCACGCTGATGGAAG ACTCTAGGAAGCCCATTGTTGCTGCAGTTGAAGGAGTAGCTCTAGGTGGTGGTTTTGAACTGGCACTG GCGTCTCATGCTCGTGTTGCTGCTCCTAAAGCTCAACTAAGCTTACCAGAGCTGACACTTGGACTTATTCCAGGTTTTGGAG GAACCCAACGTCTTCCAAGATTAGTAGGCCTTGCAAAAGCAATTGATATGATACTG ctttCCAAGTCGATATCGTCAGAGGAGGGGCATAAACTAGGTCTCATTGATGCATTGGTGCCGCCTGGAGAGTTGTTGAGCACGTCTAGAAAGTGGGCTCTAGACATTGCACTTGGACGTAAACCCTTTTTGCGCTCACTGTACAGGACGGACAAGATTGGTTCTTTATCTGAAGCTCGTGCTATATTAAAGAATGCAAGACAACTAGCCAAGAAAATAGCCCCTAATATGCCTCAGCACCATGTTTGCATTGATGTGATTGAAGAAGGAATCATCCATGGTGGATACAGTGGGATTCTTAAG GAAGGAGAAGTTTTCAAGCAATTAATACCGTCAGACACTGTAAAGGCGCTTGTTCATGTTTACTTTGCACAGCGTGCAATATCAAAG GTGCCTAATGTGACTGACGTTGGATTGAAACCGAGACATATGAAAAAAGTTGCAGTTATTGGTGGAGGTCTGATGGGTTCTGGCATCGCTACTGCTCTCCTTCTAAGCAATATAAGAGTTGTGATCAAAGAAATAAACTCAGAATATCTTCTGAAGGGAATAAAATCAGTTGAAG CAAATCTCAATAGCTTGGTCTCTAGGGGAAAAATGACCCAAGATAAAGCAGGAGAGGCCTTCTCTTTACTCAAGGGAGTACTAGACTACACAGAGTTCAAAGATGTGGACATGGTCATAGAG GCAGTGATTGAAAACATTGAgttgaaacaaaatatattcaaaGAAATCGAAGAGGTTTGTCCACCACATTGCATATTGGCGAGCAATACATCAACCATCGACCTCAACGTAATAGGGGAAAAGACTAACTCAAAAGACCGCATTGTTGGTGCACATTTCTTCAG CCCGGCGCATATTATGACACTTCTCGAGATAGTCCGCACAGAGAATACTTCTCCACGTGTGATTCTTGACCTCATGGCACTCGGAAAGACCATAAAGAAAGTTCCGGTGGTGGTTGGAAACTGCATAGGCTTTACAGTGAATAGAACATTCTTTCCGTATGCACAAGCTGCACATATGTTGGTCAATCTCGGTGTTGACTTGTTCAGAGTGGACAGTGTTATTACCTCTTTCGGCTTGCCCTTGGGTCCTTTTAT GCTAGGTGATTTGGCTGGACACGGTATTGCAATAGCAACTAAGGATATATATGACAAGGCCTTTGGTGACAGGATGTTCAGGTCTCCATTGACTGAGCTTCTGCTTAAAAGCGGGCGAAACG GCAAAATCAATGGGAGAGGATACTATATATACCAAAAGGGAAGCAAACCAAAACCTGATCCATCAGTGCTATCAGTTGTTGAGGAATCAAGGAGGCTTACCAATATCATGCCTGGTGGGAAG CCTATAACAGTAACTGATAAAGAGATTGTAGAGATGATCTTGTTCCCTGTGGTTAACGAGGCGTGCCGTGTCTTAGATGAAGGAGTTGTGATCAGAGCCTCGGACTTGGACGTTGCGTCTGTTCTAGGAATGAGTTTTCCTTCTTACCG CGGTGGAGTTCTTTTTTGGGCAGACACGGTTGGACCAAAGTACATATATGAAAGGCTCAAGAGATTATCAGAGACTTATGGCGACTTTTTTAAACCGTCCAAGTATCTGGAGGAAATGGCAATGAGAGGAATGCTTTTG AGTGATCCGAAATCATCAAGGTCTCGGCTGTAA
- the LOC106386098 gene encoding glycine-rich protein 5, whose amino-acid sequence MASRYLAVFLVALTVVQSVTAARPTPAKNVGAGLDDQKNFVAFAGVGGAAGAGFGGVVGGVAGVLPVGGVGGGIGGLGGGVGGLGGGIGGIGGGSGLGGGAGAGGLGGVGGLGGVGGIGGVGGLGGIGGGSDCGDVLPHP is encoded by the coding sequence ATGGCAAGTAGGTATTTAGCAGTGTTTCTTGTTGCTCTAACGGTGGTTCAATCCGTCACCGCCGCAAGACCGACCCCGGCCAAGAATGTCGGAGCTGGTCTTGACGACCAAAAGAATTTTGTTGCGTTTGCTGGAGTCGGTGGAGCTGCTGGAGCAGGCTTTGGTGGTGTAGTAGGTGGCGTCGCTGGAGTGCTACCTGTAGGTGGAGTAGGCGGAGGGATTGGTGGTCTCGGCGGTGGTGTAGGTGGTCTCGGTGGTGGAATAGGAGGAATTGGTGGTGGTTCAGGTCTTGGTGGTGGTGCAGGTGCAGGTGGACTAGGCGGCGTAGGTGGACTCGGCGGTGTAGGTGGCATAGGCGGAGTTGGTGGTTTGGGAGGAATTGGCGGTGGAAGCGATTGCGGTGACGTTCTTCCTCACCCTTGA
- the LOC106386099 gene encoding acanthoscurrin-1: MAKWFLTLFLVLALATAFASGARNNPGGLSDQKNYLGYGGGYSGIGDNGLPFGGVGGGVSGPGGNLGFGGLGGGGLGNGIGGGLGNGIGGGIGAGAGGGNTGGVHFP; the protein is encoded by the coding sequence ATGGCGAAGTGGTTTCTCACACTCTTCTTGGTTCTTGCCCTAGCCACAGCTTTTGCTTCTGGAGCAAGAAACAACCCAGGAGGACTCTCTGACCAGAAGAACTACCTCGGATACGGTGGCGGGTATTCTGGCATCGGAGACAATGGTTTACCTTTTGGTGGCGTCGGTGGTGGTGTGTCTGGTCCCGGTGGTAATCTTGGTTTTGGTGGACTTGGTGGTGGTGGCTTGGGAAATGGAATAGGCGGTGGTTTGGGAAATGGGATAGGCGGTGGTATTGGTGCCGGAGCCGGTGGAGGAAATACCGGAGGAGTTCATTTTCCTTGA
- the LOC106387947 gene encoding S-protein homolog 74: MSNIKQFFLAIYISLVLTCQDRVVARSATMRDIIGPKISNWQVMVVNGLATSETLFIHCKSKEDDLGEHTLRLGDRFSWNFGENMLHSTLFWCYLSKDDGHMNVQVFWDDVILFHRCGWKKCVWTAKTDGLYLWNFANGQDLLLEKWEAGW; this comes from the coding sequence ATGAGCAACATCAAACAATTTTTCTTAGCCATTTACATCTCTCTAGTCTTAACATGTCAAGATCGTGTCGTAGCCAGGAGCGCCACCATGAGAGACATCATAGGCCCCAAGATTTCTAATTGGCAAGTCATGGTAGTCAACGGTTTAGCTACGTCTGAAACTCTCTTCATCCATTGCAAATCTAAAGAAGACGATTTAGGAGAACATACTCTGCGTCTTGGAGATAGGTTTTCATGGAATTTTGGAGAAAACATGCTTCACTCAACTTTGTTTTGGTGCTACTTGAGTAAAGATGATGGTCATATGAATGTGCAAGTGTTTTGGGATGATGTAATCTTATTCCATAGATGTGGTTGGAAGAAGTGCGTTTGGACTGCTAAAACTGATGGGCTTTATCTTTGGAACTTTGCGAATGGTCAAGACTTGTTGTTAGAGAAATGGGAAGCTGGATGgtga